Genomic DNA from Thermus amyloliquefaciens:
GCCGCGGATGGCCGGGGCCTCAGGGGTGAGGGCGCGCCGGCGGTAGGCCTCGAGGGCCCCGAAGGGGAAGAGGGCCTTAAGCTCCCGGTCGGAAAGGGGCAGGATCTTCTGCACCTCGTGGGAGGTGCGGAAGCCGTCCATGGCGTGAAGCACCGGGAGGCTTGCCTTCAGGGCGGTGAGGTGGGCGATGGCCGCCAGGTCCTGGGCCGCCTGGACGGAGTCCGAGACCAAGATGGCCCAACCGGTGGGCCTGACCGCATAGAGGTCCTGGTGGTCTCCAAAGATGGAGAGGGCATGGGTGGCCAGGGCCCGGGCGGCCACGTGGATGACCCCAGGCAGCGCCTGGCCGGCGATCTTGTACATGTCGGGGATCATGAGGAGGAGGCCTTGGCTGGCGGTGAAGGTGGTGGCCAAAACCCCTTGCTGGAGGGCTCCGTGGAGGGCCCCGGCCGCCCCACCCTCGGACTGCATCTCCACCACCCGGGGCACCAGCCCCAACAGGTTGGGCTCCCCCTTGGCTGCCCACTCGTCGCAAAGCTCCGCCATGGGGCTGGAGGGGGTGATGGGGTAGATGGCGATCACCTCGCTCAAGCGGTAGGCCACCCGGGCCACCGCCTCGTTGCCGTCCACGGTGATGGGACGCATACGGTTCACCTCCCTCTCACCATAGCGCCCCCTGGGGTGAAGAATGTCCCCCTGGTGTACCCTGGAGGCATGTCCATGCGGTACCTCCTGGCTGCGGTCTTCCTGGTGGCGGCCTTCCTTTTGGAGGGCTACAGGCCCTTTTTCCTGCTGCTTGCGGGCCTTGCCCTCCTGCTCGGCCGGCCCAAAACCTGCCCCCGGCCTTGACGGAAGGCCTTCCGGAGGGAAGACTTTAGGGCGTGAGCGCGTTTCAGGAAAACCTGGAGAAGCTGGCCGACCTGGCCATCCGCGTGGGGCTGAACCTGGAGAAGGGGCAGGAGGTCATCGCCACCGCCCCCATCGAGGCCGTGGACTTTGTCCGCCTTCTAGCGGAAAAAGCCTATGGGCACGGGGCCAGCCTCTTCACGGTCATCTATGGGGACAACGCGATAGCCCGCAAGCGGCTTTCCCTGGCGCCCGAGGAAGGCCTGGACAAGGCCCCGGCCTGGCTCTACGAGGGCATGGCCAAGGCCTTCCGGGAGGGGGCCGCTCGGCTCGCGGTTTCCGGCAACGACCCCAAGGCCCTGGAGGGCCTCCCCCCAGAACGCATAGGCCGGGCCCAGCAGGCGCAGAGCCGGGCCTACAAACCCGCCCTGGAGGCCATCACCGAGTTCGTCTCCAACTGGACCATCGTCCCCTTCGCCCACCCCGGCTGGGCCCGGGCGGTCTTCCCGGACCTTCCCGAGGAGGAGGCGGTGGCCAGGCTCTGGCAGGCCATCTTCCAGGCCACCCGGGTGGATACCCCCGACCCCGTGGCCGCCTGGGAGGCCCATAACCGAAGCCTTCACGAAAAGGTGGCCTTCCTGAACGCCCAGCGCTTCGCCGCCCTGCACTTCCGGGGGCCGGGCACGGACCTCAGGGTGGGCCTGGCGGAGGGCCACCTGTGGCAGGGCGGGGCCACCCCCACCAAGAAGGGGCTTCTTTGCAACCCCAACCTGCCCACGGAGGAGGTCTTCACCGCCCCCCATCGGGAGCGGGTGGAGGGGATCGTGCGGGCAAGCCGCCCCCTGGCCCTGGGTGGCCAGCTGGTGGAGGGCATCTGGGCCCGGTTTGAAGGGGGGTATGCGGTGGAGGTGGGGGCGGAAAAGGGGGAGGAGGTCCTTCTCAGGGTCCTCTCCACCGATGAGGGGGCCCGACGCCTAGGGGAGGTGGCCCTGGTGGCCGCGGATAACCCCATCGCCAAGACGGGCCTGGTCTTCTTTGACACCCTCTTTGACGAAAACGCCGCCAGCCACATCGCCTTCGGCCAGGCCTATGCGGAGAACCTGGAAGGCCGCCCCACGGGGGAAGCCTTCCGTAGCCGCGGGGGCAACGAGAGCCTGGTGCACATCGACTGGATGATCGGCTCCGAGGAGGTGGATGTGGACGGCCTCCACCAGGATGGCACCCGGGTACCCCTCATGCGGCAGGGGCGTTGGGTGGTCTAAGCACCCCAGGAGTCCCAGAAAAGCCTTGGGGATGCCCCTTATTCCCTAGCCACCCGTCTGGGACAAGACCCCGTGCCTCGTGGCTAACCTCAGGGGACCCTGCGGTTGCGGGGCCCTTTTGTTACTACATTCACGATGTAAGCGGCTAGGGAAATCCTTCCCCCCCTAAACCGCCTCCAGGGCCTCCCGGAACCAGGCCAGGAGGTCCTCCGGATCCTCGAGGCCCACGGAGACCCGCACCAGGCCGGGCGTGACCCCCGCCTGCCGCCGCCCCTCCTCCGAAAGGCGGCTATGGGTGGTGGTCCAGGGATGGACCAGAAGGGTGCGGGCGTCCCCCAGGTTGGCGGCCTTGGGCAAGGGGATGGCCCTAAGGAAGCGGCCCGCCGCCTCCTGGCTTCCCAGGTCCAGGGTGAGCATGGGCCCCCCCGAGGCCAGGTACTTCCGGGCCATGGGGTAGGCGGGGTCCTGGGGCAAGCCGGGGTAGCGGAGGCGCTGCACCTTGGGGTGGTCCCTCAAAGCCTCGGCCAGGCGAAGCGCCGTCTCGCTCATGCGCTTCACCCTAAGGGCCACGGTCTCCAGGCCCTGGAAGAGGAGGTAGGCGTTAAAGGGGGATAAGGCCATGCCCATAAGGGAAAGCCCCAGGGTGCGGACCCTCTCCGGGTAGCACCTGGGCCCAAGGGCCTCCCAGGGCACCTGGCCCTTGGCGTCCCTCTCCAGGAACTGGGGGTAGTTTTGCCAGATGCCGCTATCCCGTACCAGGACCGCACCCCCTAGGACGGAGCCGTGGCCGCTTGCCCATTTGGTGAGGCTTTCCACCACCACATGGGCCCCCCACGCCAGGGGTTTGGCCAGGGCCCCGGCGGCGCCAAAGGTGTTGTCCACCACCAGGGCCACCCCCTTCTCCTCCGCCAGGGCGGCCAGGCCCTCCAGGTCCGGCACCACCAGGGCGGGGTTGGCCATGGTCTCCACGAAGAGGACCCGGGTCTTCTCCGTGAGGGCCTCCCGCACCCGGTCGGGCTCGGGCTCTAGGTAACGCACCCTTATGCCCATGGGAACCAGGACCTGCTGGAAAAGGCCGATGGTCTGGCCGAAAAGCCCCTTGGCCGCCACCACCTCATCCCCTGGGCGGAGGAGGGCCATGAGGGCGGCAAAGGTGGCCGCCTGGCCGGAGGCGAAGACCAGGGCCTCCATGGCCCCCTCCAAGGCGCTTAGCCTCTCCTCCAAGGCCCTGCCGGTGGGGTCCTTCTGCCTTGCGTAGACGTAGCCCTCCCCACTAGCGAAGCGCTCCGCCCCTTCCTCCAGGCTCCTAAAGCCATAGGCGGCCACCGCGTAGATGGGAAGCCCCACCGCCCCATGGGGATCCTCAGGTAGCCCCGCACGCACCGCCAGGGTTTCGTAGTTCATACCCCCCAGTTTACCCTTTCCTGGGCCACCAGAAATCTTTCCAGCAAGAGGCTCGAGGGCCTTGAGGGCATCGGCCACCCAGGTGCAGGTGGAGAGGCGCGCCTGCGCTTAGGCCGTTCTCGGGAAGCCGGGCAGACGTCCTAACGCACCAAGAGCACGGGGCAAGGAGCCTCCGCCACCACCTTCTGGCTTTGGCTCCCCAAAAAGAGGCTTCCCACGGCCCCAAGGCCCCGCGTGCCCATAACGATCAGGTCTGCCCTTTCCCCCAAGGCCGCTTCCAGGATGGCCTCCGCAGGGCGGCCCTCGAGGAGCAGGGCATCCTCCTGGGGGATCCCCGTCCGCTCCCTGGCCTCCGCCAGCACCTTCTCCGCCCGCTCCAAGCGCCGTTTCAGGGCCTCCTGGAAGAAGGGCTCCCCCAGGTAATCGGGGACGGGCTCGTAGACATGCACCACCACCAGCCTGGCCCCGTGGGCCAAAGCCTCCGCCTTGGCCACATCCGCCGCCCGCTTGGCGTGGTCCGAACCGTCATAGGCCAGGAGGATGGTCTTGAACATGGCCTCAGCTTATCAAGCTTGGGCCCGCCCTTCCGAGGGGATCTCCACCTTGCGCCCACAGCGGCAGGTATTCCCCTCAATGCGGAAAAGGGTGCCGTCCGCCCTAGGGTAAAGCCAAAGGGTGCCGCAGTCGGGGCAGCGCACCTCCGCCACCAAAGAGCGGATCTCCTCCGGGGAGAAGCGGTAAACCTCCCCACACCAGTGGCAGACCACCTCCGCTCCCCCCTCCTTCACGATCATGTCCTCCCGCTCCTCGGGGGTGAAGAAGACCAGGGCCTCCAGGGCCTTCTCCCGGTTGCACCGGCAGCGGAAGCGGGCGGGGATCTCGTTCAGGGGGTAGCCCAGGGCCCGGAGGTCCGTGCGCTCAAACCCAAGCCCCGCCAGGAGCACCTCCAGGGCTCCCTCCAAGCCCCTTTCCTTGAGGAGGGGCGTGAGGCCCGTGAGGCCCGAAAGGTTGTCCTCCAGGCGCTTCAGCACCTCCTCCGGGGCCTCGGGCATCACCTGCACCGCCACGCCCCCCGCCACGTCCACCTCCCCTTCCCCCTTCACCCGCACCCCTAGGAGGACGGCGGAGGGGATCTGCTCCGACTGCCAAAGGTAATGGGCCAGGTCCTCGGCGATCTCCCCGGAGACCAGGGGCACCGTGCTGGTGTAGATCTCCCCATTCGGGAGGCTCCGGTCCACCCGCAAGACCCCGGCGCCCACCAGCTCGCCCACGTTGAGCTTCCCGTCGGGGCGTAGGGGGACCTCCGCCCGGGAGTTTTGCACGTAGCCCCGCACGTGGCCTTGGGCGTCCGCCTCCACCACCAGCCCCCCCAGGGGCCCGGTCCCCTCGAGGCGCAGGGTGAGGCGCTCCTTGGGGGTCTTGAGGAGAAGCTGGGCCAGGAGGAGGGCCCCGGTCATGGCCCGGCCCAAGGCGGCGGTGGCCGTGGGGGAAAGGCCATGCCGCCTGCGGGCCTCCTCCACCACATCCCCCGTCTCCGCCGCCACCACCCGCAGGTGGCCCTCCCCCGCCAAGCCCCTAAGGATCCGTCCCATACCCCGCCATTATGCCACGGGCCTATAATGGCCCACATGGGCCTTCGCATCTACGACACCCTGCAAAGGGCCAAGGTGGACTTCACCCCTGCCACCCCGGGGCACGTGGGGATCTACGTGTGCGGCCCCACCGTGTACTCCGACCCCCACCTGGGCCACGCCCGGGGGCCCATCGTCTACGATGTGCTCCGCCGCTACCTCCTCCACCAGGGGTACAAGGTGCGCTTTGTCTCCAACATCACCGACGTGGGCCACCTCACCGACGACGCCGACCAAGGGGAGGACAAGATCCTCAAGCGGGCCAAACTGGAACAGCTCGAGCCCATGGAGGTGGCGGAGAAGTACACCTGGAGTTACTTTGACGCCATGGCCGCCCTGAACGTGCTCCGCCCCTCCATCGCCCCCAGGGCCAGCGGCCACATACCGGAACAGATTGAGCTCACGGAAAGGCTCCTGCGGCTTGGCTTCGCCTACGAACGCCAGGGAAGCGTTTACTTCCGGGTAAGGGCCTTCCCCCAGTATGGGAAGCTATCGGGAAAGCGTTTGGAAGAACTCCGGGCAGGGGCCAGGGTGGAGGTGCGGGAGGAGAAGGAGGACCCCCTGGACTTCGCCCTTTGGAAGGCGGCCGAGCCCGGCCACCTCATGCGCTGGAAAAGCCCCTGGGGCGAGGGCTACCCGGGTTGGCACATCGAGTGCACCGCCATGAGCCTCAAGTACCTCGGGGAGGGGTTTGACCTCCACGCCGGGGGCATTGACCTCCAGTTTCCCCACCACGAGTGCGAGATCGCCCAGGCGGAAGCGGCGGGCTACCGCTTTGCCCGCCACTGGATGCACCACAACCACGTGCTCCTGGAAGGGGAAAAGATGGCCAAGAGCACGGGGCACCTGGTCCTCCTCCACGACCTCCTAAGGGCCCACGAGCCCATGGCCCTGCGGTTTTACCTCCTGCAGACCCACTACCGCAGCCCCATGGACTTCACCTGGGAGGGCCTCGAGGCGGCCAAGCGGGGGTATGCCCGGCTCCTCACCGCCTACCGCGAGGTCCGGACCCATCTGAAGACGGCAGGCCCGGGCACCACCCCGGAGCTGGAAAGGGCGCTGGACGCTCTGGAAAGGGACTTCCTGGAGGCCATAGAGGACGACCTCGGCACCCCGGAGGCCCTGGCCGCCTTTTTCACCTTCCTCCCCGAGCTGAACAGGCTCCTCCCCGAGGCCAAGGGGGACACCCTAAGGCGCACCGCCCAGGTCTTCCACACCCTGGGGGAAGGCATCCTGGGCCTCTTCCCGGAAAGGGTTCTGGAGGAAAAGGTATCAGGCCCCCTCTTGGAGGGCCTCATCGCCCTGCTTCTAGAGCTTCGCGAGGAGGCCCGGCGGGCCAAGGACTACGCCAAAAGCGACCTGATCCGGGAAAGGCTTAAGGCGCTAGGGGTTATCGTGGAGGACACCAAGGAAGGCCCCAAGTGGCGGCTCGCCCTGGAGTAGCCCGCTCAAGGGGTTCCCTGGGGTAACCCCACCTTAGCTGGATTTCTGGGGCATAGGAGTACCCCGCCGGGGCCAAGCCCCGGCGGGGTAAGGCCCTTAGGTTTAACGGGGGATGGGGTAGCCCTCCGCCTCGAGGACCCTCTCCGCCACCTCCCGCCTCAGGGCCACCAGGTCCGCGGGCTCGTGCTTGGTGAGCCTGCGGGCGGCGGAGTAGACCACCCGGGCCTCATCCCCTTCCACCAGGCGGGGCAGCACGGAAAGGGCCGAGGCCTGGGCCCGGTCCAGGGCCTGGAGCAGGTAGAGCCGGGCCATGGCCTGGGCCACGCCCCCAAGCCTGCGGGCCCGGAGGAGGGCGCTTTCCGCGGCATAGGTGTCGATGAGGATGTCCGCCGCCACCCCCAGGACCTCCTGCTCCTCCTCCAGCTTCTCCCCGTACCTCTGGGCCGCCAGGCCCGCCACCATGAGGGCCAGCTTCTTGAGGTTTTGCACCTGGTGCACCTCCAGGTCCTCGGGCTCCTCAAAGCTGGGCTCCAAGAGCTCCTTCTGGAGCCTCATGGCCGCCTGGAAGAGGGGAAGCTGCCCCTTCAGGGCCCGCCTCAGGAGCATCCCGGGGATGAGGAGGCGGTTGATCTCGTTGGTGCCCTCAAAGATGCGGTTGATGCGGGCGTCCCGGTAGGCCCGCTCGATGGGGTACTCCTGGGAGTAGCCGTAGCCCCCGTGGATCTGCACCCCCTCGTCCACCACGTAGTCCAGCACCTCCGAGCCCAGCACCTTGATGATGCTGGCCTCCACCGCGTACTCCTCAATGCCCGCCATCACCGCCTCAGGGCCCTTCTTCCCCAAAAGGGCCTCATCGATCAGGCCCACGGTGCGGTAAACGGCGCTCTCGGCGGCGTAGATGCGGGAGGCCATCTCCCCGAGCTTCTGCTTGATGAGCCCGAAGCTCCCGATGGGCCGGCCGAACTGGTGCCGCTCCTTGGCGTACTTGGCGGAAAGCTCCAAGGCCCTTTTGGCCCCGCCCACCGCCCCGGCGCCCAGCTTGTAGCGGCCCACGTTGAGGACGTTGAAGGCGATCTTGTGCCCCTTGCCGATCTCCCCCAGGACGTTCTCCACGGGCACCTTCACGTCCTCCAGGATCACCTGCCGGGTGCTGGAGGCCTTGATGCCCATCTTCTTCTCCTCGGGGCCAAAGGAGAGGCCGGGGGTGCCCCGCTCCACCAGGAAGGCGGTAAAATGCTCCCCATCCACCTTGGCGAAGACGGTGAAGAGCTGGGCGAAGCCGGCGTTGGAGATCCACTGCTTGACCCCGTTCAGGACGTAGTGCTTGCCATCTTCGGAAAGGGTGGCCCGGGTTTTGGCCGAAAGGGCATCGGAGCCCGAACCCGGCTCCGTAAGGCAGTAGGCGGCGATCCACTCCCCGCTGGCCAGCTTGGGAAGGTACTTTTGCTTTTGCTCCTCGGTGCCGAAGTAGACCAAGGGCAGGGTACCGATGGAGGTGTGGGCCCCGTAGGTCACGGAGAAGCCCCCCGAACCGGAAAGCTCCTCCGCCACCACCGTGGAGATCACCTTGGGCAGGTCCAGCCCCCCGTACTCCTCGGGCACGTCAATGGCGAGAAGCCCCAGCTCCCCCGCCTTTCGCATGAGGGGGACGTTCAGCTCCAGCTCCCCATGCTCCATGCGCTCCAAGAGGGGAAGGACCTCCTTCTCCACGAAGGTGCGGGTGGTACGGGCGATCTCCTTGACGCTCTCGTCAAAATCCTCGGGGGTGTAGATCCGCTCAGGAGCCTCCAGCAACCAACCCCCGCCCCTGTGCCAAAGCTTCTTTTCCTCGGTCATGGCCTCCTCCTAAGCTGGGTATACCTCAAAGACCCCGGCGGCCCCCATGCCGCCGCCGATGCACATGGTCACCAAGCCATACCCCCCGCCCCGCCGCCCCAGCTCGGCGATGAGCTGGGCGGTGAGCTTGGCCCCGGTGGCCCCCAAGGGGTGGCCCAGGGCGATGGCTCCGCCGTTCACGTTGGTCCTTTCCTCCGGCATTCCCAGGGTGCGCATCACCGCCAGCACCTGGGCGGCAAAGGCCTCGTTGAACTCGATGAGGTCGATCTCTTCCAGGGAAAGCCCGGCCCGCTCCAAGGCCTTGGGCACCGCCTTGACGGGGCCAATGCCCATCACATCGGGCTCCACCCCCGCCACGGCGAAGCTGACGAAGCGGGCAAGGGGCTTTAGGCCCAAAGCCTCCGCCTTCTCCCGGCTCATGACCACCACCGCCGCCGCCCCATCGGAGTAGGGGCTGGCGTTCCCCGCGGTTACCGTGCCGCCCTTTTTGAAGGCAGGCCGCAACTTGGCCAAGGCCTCCAGGGAGGTCTCGGGCCGCACGGTCTCGTCCCGCTCAAAAAGCGCCTCCTCCACCACCTTCTTGGTTCCTTCGTAGCGCACCCTCGGGACCCGGATGGGCACCACCTCGGTGAACCGCCCCTCCGCCCAGGCCTTCGCCGCCCTTTGGTGGCTCCTTAGGGCCCAGCGGTCCTGGTCCTCCCGGCTGATGCCAAAGCGCTCCGCCACCCTCTCGGCGGTGAAGCCCATGCCGATGTAGGTGGAATAGCCCTCCGGGCTCCACTCCGTGGGGGTGAGGTCGGGGTGGAGGCGGGTGTGGAAGCCCGACATGGGCACCTGGCTCATCA
This window encodes:
- a CDS encoding acyl-CoA dehydrogenase family protein gives rise to the protein MTEEKKLWHRGGGWLLEAPERIYTPEDFDESVKEIARTTRTFVEKEVLPLLERMEHGELELNVPLMRKAGELGLLAIDVPEEYGGLDLPKVISTVVAEELSGSGGFSVTYGAHTSIGTLPLVYFGTEEQKQKYLPKLASGEWIAAYCLTEPGSGSDALSAKTRATLSEDGKHYVLNGVKQWISNAGFAQLFTVFAKVDGEHFTAFLVERGTPGLSFGPEEKKMGIKASSTRQVILEDVKVPVENVLGEIGKGHKIAFNVLNVGRYKLGAGAVGGAKRALELSAKYAKERHQFGRPIGSFGLIKQKLGEMASRIYAAESAVYRTVGLIDEALLGKKGPEAVMAGIEEYAVEASIIKVLGSEVLDYVVDEGVQIHGGYGYSQEYPIERAYRDARINRIFEGTNEINRLLIPGMLLRRALKGQLPLFQAAMRLQKELLEPSFEEPEDLEVHQVQNLKKLALMVAGLAAQRYGEKLEEEQEVLGVAADILIDTYAAESALLRARRLGGVAQAMARLYLLQALDRAQASALSVLPRLVEGDEARVVYSAARRLTKHEPADLVALRREVAERVLEAEGYPIPR
- the cysS gene encoding cysteine--tRNA ligase produces the protein MGLRIYDTLQRAKVDFTPATPGHVGIYVCGPTVYSDPHLGHARGPIVYDVLRRYLLHQGYKVRFVSNITDVGHLTDDADQGEDKILKRAKLEQLEPMEVAEKYTWSYFDAMAALNVLRPSIAPRASGHIPEQIELTERLLRLGFAYERQGSVYFRVRAFPQYGKLSGKRLEELRAGARVEVREEKEDPLDFALWKAAEPGHLMRWKSPWGEGYPGWHIECTAMSLKYLGEGFDLHAGGIDLQFPHHECEIAQAEAAGYRFARHWMHHNHVLLEGEKMAKSTGHLVLLHDLLRAHEPMALRFYLLQTHYRSPMDFTWEGLEAAKRGYARLLTAYREVRTHLKTAGPGTTPELERALDALERDFLEAIEDDLGTPEALAAFFTFLPELNRLLPEAKGDTLRRTAQVFHTLGEGILGLFPERVLEEKVSGPLLEGLIALLLELREEARRAKDYAKSDLIRERLKALGVIVEDTKEGPKWRLALE
- a CDS encoding thiolase family protein is translated as MREAVIVSAVRSPVARGKKDGALAALHPVDLSAQVMRQAVERVGLDPKELEDVLWGCAMPEAAQGLNIARLALLRAGFPVEVAGATVNRFCSSGLQTIAMAAQAVMTGMADAVLAGGVEMMSQVPMSGFHTRLHPDLTPTEWSPEGYSTYIGMGFTAERVAERFGISREDQDRWALRSHQRAAKAWAEGRFTEVVPIRVPRVRYEGTKKVVEEALFERDETVRPETSLEALAKLRPAFKKGGTVTAGNASPYSDGAAAVVVMSREKAEALGLKPLARFVSFAVAGVEPDVMGIGPVKAVPKALERAGLSLEEIDLIEFNEAFAAQVLAVMRTLGMPEERTNVNGGAIALGHPLGATGAKLTAQLIAELGRRGGGYGLVTMCIGGGMGAAGVFEVYPA
- the hslO gene encoding Hsp33 family molecular chaperone HslO, which produces MGRILRGLAGEGHLRVVAAETGDVVEEARRRHGLSPTATAALGRAMTGALLLAQLLLKTPKERLTLRLEGTGPLGGLVVEADAQGHVRGYVQNSRAEVPLRPDGKLNVGELVGAGVLRVDRSLPNGEIYTSTVPLVSGEIAEDLAHYLWQSEQIPSAVLLGVRVKGEGEVDVAGGVAVQVMPEAPEEVLKRLEDNLSGLTGLTPLLKERGLEGALEVLLAGLGFERTDLRALGYPLNEIPARFRCRCNREKALEALVFFTPEEREDMIVKEGGAEVVCHWCGEVYRFSPEEIRSLVAEVRCPDCGTLWLYPRADGTLFRIEGNTCRCGRKVEIPSEGRAQA
- a CDS encoding O-acetylhomoserine aminocarboxypropyltransferase/cysteine synthase family protein — protein: MNYETLAVRAGLPEDPHGAVGLPIYAVAAYGFRSLEEGAERFASGEGYVYARQKDPTGRALEERLSALEGAMEALVFASGQAATFAALMALLRPGDEVVAAKGLFGQTIGLFQQVLVPMGIRVRYLEPEPDRVREALTEKTRVLFVETMANPALVVPDLEGLAALAEEKGVALVVDNTFGAAGALAKPLAWGAHVVVESLTKWASGHGSVLGGAVLVRDSGIWQNYPQFLERDAKGQVPWEALGPRCYPERVRTLGLSLMGMALSPFNAYLLFQGLETVALRVKRMSETALRLAEALRDHPKVQRLRYPGLPQDPAYPMARKYLASGGPMLTLDLGSQEAAGRFLRAIPLPKAANLGDARTLLVHPWTTTHSRLSEEGRRQAGVTPGLVRVSVGLEDPEDLLAWFREALEAV
- a CDS encoding universal stress protein — translated: MFKTILLAYDGSDHAKRAADVAKAEALAHGARLVVVHVYEPVPDYLGEPFFQEALKRRLERAEKVLAEARERTGIPQEDALLLEGRPAEAILEAALGERADLIVMGTRGLGAVGSLFLGSQSQKVVAEAPCPVLLVR
- a CDS encoding aminopeptidase encodes the protein MSAFQENLEKLADLAIRVGLNLEKGQEVIATAPIEAVDFVRLLAEKAYGHGASLFTVIYGDNAIARKRLSLAPEEGLDKAPAWLYEGMAKAFREGAARLAVSGNDPKALEGLPPERIGRAQQAQSRAYKPALEAITEFVSNWTIVPFAHPGWARAVFPDLPEEEAVARLWQAIFQATRVDTPDPVAAWEAHNRSLHEKVAFLNAQRFAALHFRGPGTDLRVGLAEGHLWQGGATPTKKGLLCNPNLPTEEVFTAPHRERVEGIVRASRPLALGGQLVEGIWARFEGGYAVEVGAEKGEEVLLRVLSTDEGARRLGEVALVAADNPIAKTGLVFFDTLFDENAASHIAFGQAYAENLEGRPTGEAFRSRGGNESLVHIDWMIGSEEVDVDGLHQDGTRVPLMRQGRWVV